DNA from Campylobacter concisus:
AAAGACCTTTTTTTGATCAACTTCAAACTTCTCCAAAAGCGCCTTATAGGCACTCTGTCCTGCTCCAAAGCAGATATTTGCCCCTTGCACCAGCAAAAAGCCCTTTAGCACACCCTCATTTATCGCGCCATACTTGATGATAAGCGCTCCAAAGACAGCCACGCCAACGCTAAAGAGATAAAGTGGTCTAAATTTAAAGCTAAATGCGTCATATATGAGCGTCACATAAAATGGCGTAAAAATAGTAAAAAGTGCGACTTCTGGCACGCTTAGATACAAAAATGAGTTGTAGTAGCAAAGATACATAAGCCCTATTTGCACCGCTCCAATCGCCATTATGCCAAGGGCGAGCTTTGGATTTATCCCGCGGAATTTAGTAAATGGCAAAAAAACTAGGCTTGCAAGCGTCACGCGCACAAAAACGGCTAGGTAGCTATCTACTTTGCCCGCTAAAAACTCGCCTATCAAGCTAAAGCTAAACGCCCATAAAATGGTCACGAAGATCAGTTTATTCATTCTATCACCACCTCATTTATATTTCTTGCGCACTCAAAAAAGTATTCAAGCTTGTTTAGCTCGAGCAGATCGCCATTTAGGATAAAATTTGCCCTGTCGCTAAAATTTTTCTCGCTCACAAATAAAAACTGCTCAAATTTTACCTTGCCGCTAAGATAGCCATTTAGCAGGTCATTAAAGTCGCTATCAAGGTTATCTTGCTTTAGCGAGTCTAAATTTAGCCTAGCACTTAAGCCCTCTATCACACCTCTTAGATCCTTTAGCCTAGCCATTATCCTGTTTTCTTCATCACTTAGATCAAGTGCGGCCTTTTGCTCCTCTATGCGCTTAGTTTGGCTTTGCTTGCTAAGGCTTAGGCTATCTGGCAGCTTCCACTCAAACTCCACTCTAGGCTTGTTCGCATCAGCGTATGCCTCAGCCATCTGCGAAGTCGTCCTCTCGCCTTTTTTAAAGCTGTTATTATTCACACTTTGCGTATCTTTTAAGTAAATTTTTGGAGCAAATTTGCTCTTTTGCTTCTCATTTTCTTGCTCTTTTATATATTTTTCTTGCTCCATCGCCCCAAGCTTAGCGCTTAGATCATCCTTGCTAAAATCAGGCATCACTATCTTTGAGCCAGCATTAAAGCCGATCTCGCCGTTTGAGAGTAAATTTATCCTTGAGTTTAGCTCGGCTAGCTTAAGCCCAAGCTCGTCTAGCTCGGCTCTTTTTTTATTAAGAGTGAAATTTATCGCATCAAACTCACTCTTATCTATCCAGCCATACTCAAACCAAAACTCATTTTCAGCCGCAGCCTTGGCAAAGCTATCTACAAATTTTGTCTCTAAATTTATAAGAGAATTTAGTGCAACAGCGTTAAAATAGACCTTTGCGACCTGAAAAGCAGTGAGATTCATAAGTTCTTCATCTTTGTAAATTTTCTCCACGCCCTTGTGGTCTAAAATTTTATCCGAAGCCTCACTCGCACCGCCGTCAAAGATGAGATACTCGACCTTTGCCGTGATCGATCCAGCCTTTGTCATATACCCGCCCTTTAGCTCGTCAGGCACAAAGGTATATCTGCCATCAAGGGATAAATTTAGCTTGTTGCTCTTATTTTTATTTATATATTCGTTTTTATTAAATTCTTTCAAACTCTCAAGCTTCGCACTTTGCGCCAGAGCGATGATCTCTAGTAAATTTCCAGCCCAAAGAGGCAAAGCAAAGAGCAAAACAGCCAAAATCTTCTTCAAATTCTCTCCCTTTCATAAAATTTTCTTATAAATTTATCAAGATTATAGACCCAAGCAAATAGCACTGGCACAACAAGTAGGCTTAGCAAGGTCGAGCTAATGAGCCCAAAGATGATGCTTATAGCCATAGGCGAGTTGGCTTCAAAGCCAGCGCCTCTGCCAAGCGCAAGAGGCAGCATGGCAAATATCATCGCAAAAGTGGTCATCAAAACAGCCCTTAAGCGCTTTTTAGCAGCCATTTTCACAGCTTCGTTTGCCTCTATGCCGCTATTTGCAAAGTGATTTGCAAAATCAACCACCAAAATGGCATTTTTACCGACCATGCCAAAGAGCAAGATGACGCCAACCATGACAAATAGGCTAAATGGATTGCCGCTTATAAAAAGTCCGATCACCACGCCACAAAAGGCAAGCGGCATGGCTAGCATGATTAGAAATGGCAGTAAAAAGCTCTCATAAAGCGCAGCAAGCACCATGTAAATAAGCACCGCACTAGCGCTCACTGTAAAGATAAAAGAAGCGTTCGTATCGTCCATCAGCTCGATAAAACCAAGAAATTTATACTTGAAATTTGCTGGCAAAATTTCATCAAGCTTCTTTGAAATTTCATTTGCCACGTTATTTAGCGGAGCGTTGTTTTTTGTATTTGCTAGAAATTTGATCTCATCGGCTCTATTAAACCTTGAAATACTAGCTGGCTTTTGCTCAAAACTAATCGTCGCCACATCGCCAAGTGTGACAAAAAAGCCCTCATTGCTTCTTATCTTGGTCTTTAAGATATCATTTGTATCGCTTCTAAATTTATCATCAAGACGCATGTAAAGCTCATACTCTTTGCCATTTTCGTTTTCAAAAACAGAGACCTCATTCTGGCTAAATGCGCTATAAACGGCACTTGCAATGCTGGCTTTATCTAAATTTAGCCTTTTTGCCTTATCTTCATCGATAGAGATTTGCACGCGCTTTAGCAGATCTTCTTCGGGCGAGTTCACGTCTGTTGCGTCATTTATCTCTTTTAGCATCTTGCTGATCTTTGGTACAAATTTCTCTAGATCTTTGCCATTTTCAGATGTGATAGTAAGCTTAACTGGCTGCACATCGCCACCTTCAACAACTGGCAAGTCGGCCACAATGACACTCATATCGTCACTTTTTAGCTTGTCACGAAACCTCTGCATGATGACGTTTTGCCGCTCATGATTAGCTCTATCTTTTAGCTCCTTTAGCCTAACGTAAGCTTTTACAAGATAAGGCTGCTTGGC
Protein-coding regions in this window:
- a CDS encoding TolC family protein; translated protein: MKKILAVLLFALPLWAGNLLEIIALAQSAKLESLKEFNKNEYINKNKSNKLNLSLDGRYTFVPDELKGGYMTKAGSITAKVEYLIFDGGASEASDKILDHKGVEKIYKDEELMNLTAFQVAKVYFNAVALNSLINLETKFVDSFAKAAAENEFWFEYGWIDKSEFDAINFTLNKKRAELDELGLKLAELNSRINLLSNGEIGFNAGSKIVMPDFSKDDLSAKLGAMEQEKYIKEQENEKQKSKFAPKIYLKDTQSVNNNSFKKGERTTSQMAEAYADANKPRVEFEWKLPDSLSLSKQSQTKRIEEQKAALDLSDEENRIMARLKDLRGVIEGLSARLNLDSLKQDNLDSDFNDLLNGYLSGKVKFEQFLFVSEKNFSDRANFILNGDLLELNKLEYFFECARNINEVVIE
- a CDS encoding DMT family transporter is translated as MNKLIFVTILWAFSFSLIGEFLAGKVDSYLAVFVRVTLASLVFLPFTKFRGINPKLALGIMAIGAVQIGLMYLCYYNSFLYLSVPEVALFTIFTPFYVTLIYDAFSFKFRPLYLFSVGVAVFGALIIKYGAINEGVLKGFLLVQGANICFGAGQSAYKALLEKFEVDQKKVFGYFHFGAFFVAVIALITLGNPAKFHVDLTQTLVLLWLGVVASGLGYFMWNKGACEVDSGVLAIMNNALIPAAIIVNLLFWQKDANLTRLILGAAIMYISLIIHNKIMKFYGVKAA